In Lolium perenne isolate Kyuss_39 chromosome 5, Kyuss_2.0, whole genome shotgun sequence, the sequence GCGGAATTGCTTGTAGTCATTTCCGGAGCTGGCGAGGAGCGCGACAGAGTGGGTAACATGATTTTTCGAGATTATCCTGCTTTTGATCATGGTCTTGAAAAAGTCGACCTGCTCGCGGAGGGTGATCCAAAATGATATCCCGAACACGCCGCTGGTAGAAAAGGCGAAGTTCATACCGGTAGGGCCACAGGTTTGGCCATGCGTGTTTTGCCACGGCGGAGGGGAGAGCGGAAGCCCCATCATCTTCGCTGCAACATGTAGCCACGGTTAGTATGAACACGTACGTACACCAACAGACAAATAAGATGGAGATTATATCATCGGTACGTACCGATGAAATCGGATTGAACCAAGTAGTCTGAGAAGCGGCCGGTGGCTTTCTCTTCATCAGTCGTTGCCTGGTCATTCGAGACACCGTAGGGAAAGTACCATTGGCGAGTCGTCGCACCCAACTCAGGAGATCGTTGAAGGTTACCAGTATCGACGAACGAATCCCCGAAGGCGTACAATGTCCGAGGCGCATGTGAGTTGTGCCGAGCTGACCCCATGCGTGCACCTAGAGTTCATGCAAAACTTGGATGATGAGAATCAAGTAATCGCTATAACAAAAGAGAAACAATCTGGCGAACTCACGCACCACAAAGAACAAGGAGGAGCCCGACGCCCCAGACGGCGGAGAGAAGCGCCTGCATCTTCATGCTGCTTGCTATGGCGGCGCGAGAACAATATATAAGTCAGATGGGTTTTGCGTCTCGATCGAGGTCTGTATTTAAGGGCGCGCGGGAGCATGATCCTAACAACTAGTACCCGGTTTTTCTCGATAACGATCATATCCTATCCATGCAGTGGAGGATCCTATTCCGTCGGAGGAGTGCTCGCTAGCAAATCCCCGTTTCGCTGAAGCGATTGCTTCGTGGGCTTGGCCCATTTGCTGGTTCTCGTTCCGATTCTTTCTGTTCGCTTTCCTTTTCGTTCGATACGGATCGGTGTAGCATCAGCGCATCACGTCCTGTATTCACGTATCAACTATCAAATACGTACGTGTATACATATAGCATCCATTTTTATCAGAAAAATAATGTACGTATAATTCATTAGCTAGCGCTACCTAAGTTTAGTTTCTTCTGTTTAAAGTCACGTTTCTACATTTTGCATAATTTTTTTGAAAAAACCTTTTGTTTCTTTTTAATCTAAAATTTGCATTTATATTTTCATCTCATATACATAATTTTAATGGATTTCTTTCATTTATTTTTTTAATTTAGTTTCTTATGTTTTCTAATTTTCAATGTTTTTTCCATTTAGCTAATTATATTGTTCCTCCTGTATTCTCACGAGCTTTTTTTGTTCCACGGATCCTACAGTTTTGTTCCTCGTGGATGCCACGGATCCTACAGTTTTGTTCCTCCTGCTATCTAGAGTTGTTCCACGGATCCTACAGTTTTGTTCCTCGTGGATGCCAGAGTTGTTCTATGAACCCTACGGTTATTTTCCCTGTGGATGCCAGAGTTGTTCCATGGACCCTACAGTTTTGTTCCTCGTGGATGTTTGTTCCTCATGGATGCCAGAGTTGTTCCACGGACCTTACGTTTTGTTCCCGTGGATGCCAGAGTTGTTCCACTGATCCTACGGTTTTGTTCCTCGTGGATGCCAGAGTTGTTCCACCGACCTACGTTTTGTTCCCCGTGGATGCCAGAGTTGTTCCACGGACCCTACGGTTTTGTTCCCGGTGGATGCCATAGCTATTCCATGGACTCTATAGTTTTGTTCCTCGTGGATGCCAGATTTGTTCCTCTGATGCAATTCTTGTTCCCTGTGTTGACGAGATTTGGTCCTCGAACACAATATCATTGTTCCCCAAGTAGACGAGATTTGTTCTGCGGACGCAAAAAATTTGGTTCCCGAATAGACGAGATTTATTCCTCGAACGCAATTTCTTGTTCCGCGAGTAGAGAAGATTTGTTCCTAAAACGTAGTACACCTGATCTTGTTTCTTCTTTGTATTTTTTGATGTTTATAAATACGTTTACAACTGCTAACTATGTATAATACATTCACATGTGCTTAACACACCAACACATTGCGTGCATGTGCTAGCTAGTAGAGCCATCATAGGCCATGGCGCATGTGTTGTAGCCAGAAAAAAATGAGTATAAACTGCACGTGTATCTTTCGGCGAGAAACGAGCTAAGCTAGCTTCTTTCTGTACTCACGTCAAAGCTTACTGCTTGGAAAATTAGCTGTGCGGGGCTAGTCTTCAAGGTAACTTTCGTACTGAGTTAGTAAATGGTTGTGATGGGCCAAGAAACAGGTTCTCTCAGCCGCGGCCCAACCGGCCATCCCTTAAGCGAAATGAAACCAAGTCAAGATTTTCCTGCGCGGGACGGGGTATGCATTGGTTGTTCGTATATTTAGTCCCACATCGATTAGCCAGGGAAAAAACTACCAGCTTAAATACCCGGATCTCCGGTATTTGACATCGTCGGGTCGTTCGATCGATTTGCGGGCCGCTCGTTTCGTACTGAGTCAGTAAATGGTTGTGATGGGCCAAGAAACAGGTTCTCTCAGCCGCGGCCCAACCGGCCATCCCTTAAGCGAAAGGAAAGCAGCAGGGCGCGCGGGCGCCAGGGAGGAGCACCCCCGGCAGCTAGGTCACCTAGGGTTAGTGGCGGGAACATCTAGGCTTGTGGGCCCAGATCTGGGTCTAACAGTTTTTCGTTTTTTTAATCGGTTTTTTTCTGGTTTTCTGTCGGTTtttgttttttcctttttttggtttTTCGGGTTTTCCTTTTCcaattttgaaaatatttttctAATTCGAGCAAATTTCAAATTCGGGAAAATTTCAAATGCGAGCAAATTTTAAATTCGAACAATTTTTGAATTGGAGCAATTTTTAAATTCGGGCAAATTTTGAGGATTTGGTCCGTTCTGAAATTTGCTCAGATTTtgtttttacctggttttgaaatttgttcaaatttttgtTTGGTTTTGAATTTTGCTCGGTTTCGAATTAGGGCAAATTTTTGTTTGATTTTATTTACTTTTATACACACGATGAGTAAACTCATTTTATAGCTTAGGGTAGTAGTTTCTTCAGGGACGAAGCAAGAGAAATATTTTGATGGGGTCATTCATATTTTCTCTCCATTTCACTGGTATCATCCTCTCTAAATACATAGTAGTTTATGCCAATTAGTGAATAATTTCTTATTGTTCCTAAGGCAGCTCCGTCCCTGAGTTCCATATCTTTTTTCCCATGACTCACTCGTGTGTACCTTAATATTCCTATTAAGGAAAATACAAGGAATCAGTGTGTGTTTTATTTCCATAGTAAAAAAATAATACAAAAAGCAACCTACGTAGcagcattagagcatctccagtcgcgtcccccaaacgatgTCCGGACAAAGCGCCGGATTAGTCGTTTGGGGGACGTCCGGACAAAATTTTCGTTTGGAGAAGGTCCCTTTTctagccacgtcccccaaacgcgacctccaaacaaaaagtaagtgtaaaagtcgtgtccggcgtccccggtagagactctatacACAGGGGATGGGCTAGGGACGCCGGACAACATTTGGAGCACGTCCGGACCGAAGCGGCCTTTGGGGCATGCGACTGGGACGTTTTTTTGGCCGgcgtcccccaaatctctttggaggacgctttgggggacgcgactggagatgctcttagcaccCGCTACCTAGCTAGAAGAAATACAACATATAGGCCGCAGCCGCCGATCAATCGCGAGCTAACTTAGCAGGAATCACCGAATCAGCACACGCGGGTGGCAAACACAGCTAAGCTAGACGCGGGCAAAGTCATTAGCGGCATGCAGGCATGCAGCGTACAACACGCGAGCTGTTTGCCGGTtttttagtcccacctcgccgCGCGAGGACGAGTCGCACCAGTTTAAATAGCTCTCTGGATCCAGCTTAGTACGAACGAGCTGAACGAAAAGTCAAAAGCCCGGGAAACAACAATCACGCGAGCCAGCGAAACATATATGGGCTGCCAAAGGATAAAAGTCCAGCTGACCGATTCTTCAGCGAAGCGGTAACTAGGGGTAGCGCGGGCGCTGGCGAGGAGGACCCCCGTCGGAGGATGGCACGCCTAGCTAGCAGCCTCCAAACGCCAGGCCGTCCAACAGGCGGGCCACACGAGAACAGATACGGGCCGCTTCCACTCACGGCATCGGCCCGAAACAAACATGAAAATTAACCATTTGCATTGGGCACGGACATGCTTTTTTGATGGACAGTGCTCATAATCCTCCGGAGGCTCAGCGATCGACACGTGTCTCACAGGGCGACTAAACCACACGGAGACGTTCCGCTCTCCCAGAAAAAAAGGCCACAGAAAAGGGCACACATCATCCTCGCGTCCTCGCTCCAAGCCCTCCTCGGCGGGCGGTAGCTCGGCACCTGTCCGGCATCCAACTCCGGTGACGCCGGCGTCCAGCTCCGGCGAGGTCAGCCTCCACGCCACCGCGTAGCAAACAACTCGCCCGGTTGCAGCACATTCTCCCTCTCATGGAAGCTCGTCTCCTGAGAAGCACTACCGCCCAACTTGCAGCATCCCGGCCGACTCCGGCGA encodes:
- the LOC127300152 gene encoding GDSL esterase/lipase At5g03600-like; translation: MKMQALLSAVWGVGLLLVLCGARMGSARHNSHAPRTLYAFGDSFVDTGNLQRSPELGATTRQWYFPYGVSNDQATTDEEKATGRFSDYLVQSDFIAKMMGLPLSPPPWQNTHGQTCGPTGMNFAFSTSGVFGISFWITLREQVDFFKTMIKSRIISKNHVTHSVALLASSGNDYKQFRFITNTWQVTDLAWNITTEIATNVERLQNLGVKKILVNNLHLLGCTPSFCRKHNYKACDEWANEAASKHNYFLEHKLGNKKGVLIVDLSSAFDHIIGHGNQDLAQGKQFKHIRKPCCESADHKGYCGQQDKNSNPLYSLCEDPRQYFFWDDAHPTHAGWEAVMAQLQNPIKEFLGVA